The following are encoded together in the Strongyloides ratti genome assembly S_ratti_ED321, chromosome : 2 genome:
- a CDS encoding Potassium voltage-gated channel protein Shaker — translation MNKKTFSCEGNDDISFSFRQKIEQILHVHPEKYRARGGVGSRRSTPGKRGSYDDRLHVRSASEELRQRSLQSSSSDSPSINDSNNSKQLEELSIPIPVECINSGVNKSNDSEYRNPLTSHHNHIPDNGDIKWKNEEVITINVSGLRFQTYESTLARFPNSLLGHPAKRAKYWNNKTKEYFLDHSRYCFESILNIYQTNGDVRRPELVPLEIYLKELKFYEMNEEVMENFWLSEGYEKPIEHIMPNNFIQKYIWELMEYPDSSVPARVLAFISISVIVTSIVSFCLETLPDFREASETLTEIGYSKWNNPFLILESLCIVWFSIELFLRFISCPSKSLFMKSFLNIVDFIAIAPFFINLILSEGNKNNSSTTSFAVLRVLRLVRVFRIFKLSRHSVGLQILGKTFRASIQEFCLLVFFMVIALVLFSSAIFYVEQGEADTRFTSIPASFWFVVATMTTVGYGDLVPTGTYGKLVGSLCALLGVLTLALPVPIIVANFKHFYRQECRLAAMRVSREIDDASRYNESDEEYTT, via the exons atgaataaaaaaactttttcatGTGAAGGAAATGAtgatatttctttttcttttagaCA AAAGATAGAACAAATTCTTCATGTTCATCCAGAAAAGTATAGAGCAAGAGGTGGTGTAGGTTCTAGGAGAAGTACTCCTGGCAAAAGGGGTTCATATGATGATAGACTTCATGTTAGATCAGCATCTGAAGAGTTAAG aCAAAGGTCATTACAATCATCATCATCAGACTCACCATCCATTAATGACTCAAATAATTCTAAACAACTAGAAGAATTATCAATCCCAATACCAGTAGAGTGCATAAATAGTGGAGTTAACAAAAGTAATGATAGTGAATATCGGAATCCATTAACATCTCACCATAATCATATACCAGATAATGGTGATATTAAATGGAAAAATGAGGAagttataacaataaatgtATCTGGATTAAGATTTCAAACATATGAGAGTACATTAGCACGATTTCCTAACTCACTTTTAGGTCATCCAGCTAAAAGAGCAAAATATTggaataataaaacaaaagaatattttttagatcATAGTAGATATTGTTTtgaaagtattttaaatatttatcaaacaAATGGGGATGTTCGAAGACCAGAATTAGTTCcattagaaatatatttaaaagaattaaaattttatgaaatgAATGAAGAGGTAATGGAAAATTTTTGGTTATCAGAAGGTTATGAAAAACCTATTGAACATATCATgccaaataattttatacaaaaatatatatgggAATTAATGGAATATCCAGATTCATCAGTACCAGCACGTGTTTTAGCTTTTATATCAATATCAGTTATTGTTACAAGTATTGTTAGTTTTTGTTTAGAAACACTTCCAGATTTTAGAGAAGCATCAGAGACACTTACAGAGATAGGATATTCTAAATGGAATAATCCATTTCTTATCCTTGAATCACTTTGTATTGTATGGTTTTcaatagaattatttttaagatttattTCCTGTCCATCTAAATCACTTTTTATGAAATCATTTCTAAATATTGTAGATTTTATTGCAATAGCACCATTCTTTATTAATCTTATTTT gtctgaaggaaataaaaataattcatcaACAACATCATTTGCTGTTTTACGTGTCTTAAGATTAGTACGCgtttttagaatatttaaacttaGCAG acaTTCTGTTGGATTACAAATACTGGGTAAAACATTTCGTGCATCAATTCAAGAATTTTGTTtacttgttttttttatggtGATAGCATTAGTATTATTTAGTTCAGCAATATTTTATGTTGAACAGGGTGAAGCAGATACAAGATTTACTTCTATACCAGCATCATTTTGGTTTGTTGTAGCTACTATGACAAcg GTTGGATATGGTGATTTAGTTCCTACAGGAACTTATGGTAAATTAGTTGGATCTCTTTGTGCATTACTTGGTGTATTAACTTTAGCATTACCTGTTCCTATAATTGTTgcaaattttaaacatttttatagaCAAGAATGTAGGCTAGCAGCAATGAGAGTATCAAGAGAGATAGATGATGCTTCTAGGTATAATGAATCTGATGAGGAATACACTACCTGA